A DNA window from Anas acuta chromosome 4, bAnaAcu1.1, whole genome shotgun sequence contains the following coding sequences:
- the HSPA12B gene encoding heat shock 70 kDa protein 12B — MATLLEPSVRSLRVGADGEQCPTPSPPGSPGTHHDSCSIAPLTPSQSPRSEARALQSPSFAVVVAIDFGTTSSGYAFSFCSDPEAIHMMRKWEGGDPGVANQKTPTSLLLTPEGGFHSFGYTARDYYHDLDPEEARDWLYFEKFKMKIHSTSDLTMKTELEAVNGQKMPALEVFAHALRFFKQHAVQELQEQCPALPEQGAVRWVITVPAIWKQPAKQFMREAAYKAGLVSPESPEQLLIALEPEAASIYCRKLRLHQLVELSCRAPPNGLGPHRDIDSSFRQAREQLRRSRHSRTFLVEAGVGELWAEMQAGDRYIVADCGGGTVDLTVHQIEKPQGTLKELYKASGGPYGAVGVDLAFERLLCHIFGDDFIATFKAKRPAAWVDLTIAFEARKRAAAPSRASPLNVSLPFSFIDFYRKHRGQNVETALKKSNVNFVKWSSQGMLRMSPEAMSELFQPTITQIINHIDALLKKPEVQGIKFLFLVGGFAESPMLQHAVQAAFGAACRVVVPQDVGLTILKGAVLFGLDPTIVRVRRSPLTYGVGVLNKFVEGKHPREKLLVKEGKNWCTDIFEKFVSVDQSVALGEVVQRSYCPARPGQRKTIINIYCSAADDVVYITDPGVRKCGTVSLELPQLGEGGGHGDTGSPRARREIRAAMQFGDTEIKVTAVDMSTSKTVRATIDFLSN; from the exons ATGGCGACGCTGCTGGAGCCCAGCGTGCGCAGCCTGCGCGTGG GTGCCGACGGGGAGCAGTGCCCCACACCgtccccccccggctccccggggACGCACCACGACAGCTGCAGCATCGCCCCGCTGACGCCCTCCCAGTCCCCG AGGAGCGAGGCGCGcgccctgcagagcccctcCTTCGCCGTGGTGGTGGCCATCGATTTCGGCACCACGTCCAGCGGCTACGCCTTCAGCTTCTGCAGCGACCCCGAGGCCATCCACATGATGAG GAAATGGGAAGGAGGGGACCCGGGGGTGGCCAACCAGAAGACCCccaccagcctgctgctgaCGCCGGAGGGCGGCTTCCACAGCTTCGGCTACACCGCCAGGGATTACTACCACGACCTGGACCCCGAGGAGGCCCGCGACTGGCTCTACTTCGAGAAGTTTAAGATGAAAATCCACAGCACCAGC GACCTCACCATGAAAACGGAGCTGGAAGCTGTGAACGGGCAGAAAATGccagccctggaggtgttcgCCCACGCGCTCCGCTTCTTCAAGCAGCACGCCGTGCAG gagctgcaggagcagtgccCGGCGCTGCCGGAGCAGGGTGCCGTGCGCTGGGTGATCACCGTGCCCGCCATCTGGAAGCAGCCGGCCAAGCAGTTCATGCGGGAGGCTGCCTACAAG GCCGGGCTGGTGTCCCCGGAGAGCCCGGAGCAGCTGCTGATCGCGCTGGAGCCCGAGGCCGCCTCCATCTACTGCAGGAAGCTGCGGCTGCACCAGCtggtggagctgagctgcagggccCCCCCCAACGGGCTGGGCCCCCACCGCGACATCGACTCCAGCTTCAGGCAGG CCCGCGAGCAGCTGCGGCGGTCCCGGCACAGCCGAACCTTCCTGGTGGAGGCGGGCGTCGGGGAGCTCTGGGCCGAGATGCAGGCGG gtgacCGGTACATCGTGGCGGACTGCGGCGGGGGCACCGTGGACCTGACCGTGCACCAGATCGAGAAGCCGCAGGGGACCCTCAAGGAGCTCTACAAAGCCTCGg ggggTCCGTACGGCGCCGTGGGGGTGGACCTGGCCTTCGAGCGGCTGCTGTGTCACATCTTTGGGGACGATTTCATCGCCACCTTCAAGGCCAAGCGCCCGGCCGCCTGGGTGGACCTCACCATCGCCTTCGAGGCGCGCAAGCGAGCGGCGGCCCCCTCCCGCGCCAGCCCCCTCAACGTCTCCCTGCCCTTCTCCTTCATCGACTTCTACCGCAAGCACCGGGGCCAGAACGTGGAGACGGCGCTCAAGAAGAGCAA CGTGAATTTCGTCAAGTGGTCGTCGCAGGGGATGCTGCGCATGTCCCCGGAGGCCATGAGCGAGCTCTTCCAGCCCACCATCACCCAGATCATCAACCACATCG ACGCCCTCCTGAAGAAGCCCGAGGTGCAAGGCATCAAATTCCTCTTCCTGGTGGGGGGCTTCGCCGAGTCGCCCATGCTGCAGCACGCCGTGCAGGCCGCCTTCGGCGCCGCGTGCCGGGTGGTCGTCCCGCAGGACGTGGGGCTCACCATCCTGAAGGGCGCCGTGCTCTTCGGCCTCGACCCCACCATCGTCCGCGTGCGGCGCTCCCCCCTCACCTACGGCGTGGGGGTGCTCAATAAATTCGTGGAGGGCAAGCACCCGCGGGAGAAGCTGCTGGTGAAGGAGGGCAAGAACTGGTGCACCGACATCTTCGAGAAATTCGTCTCGGTGGATCAGTCGGTGGCGCTGGGGGAGGTGGTGCAGCGCAGCTACTGCCCGGCGCGCCCCGGCCAGCGCAAAACCATCATCAACATCTACTGCAGCGCCGCGGACGACGTGGTTTACATCACCGACCCCGGCGTGAGGAAGTGCGGCACCGTCAGCCTGGAGCTGCCGcagcttggggagggggggggacacggtgACACCGGTTCCCCCCGCGCCCGCCGCGAAATCCGCGCCGCCATGCAGTTTGGGGACACGGAGATCAAGGTGACGGCCGTGGACATGAGCACCTCCAAGACGGTGCGGGCCACCATCGATTTCCTCTCCAACTGA
- the ADISSP gene encoding adipose-secreted signaling protein: MAAASKGGKAKAGGVRFAPSQPAEGTPGHVHFQEQLRDSAVMVTQEKDGHFLVKVGFLKILHKYEIAFLLPPSQRLGRDVCALPLPNPNLRVLSVTSGPEGYSIKCEYTAHREGVLKEEMLLASETGDGAGLKVVVQARVMDRHHGTPMLLEGVRCVGAELEYDSEQSDWHGFD; encoded by the exons GCGGCAAGGCCAAGGCGGGGGGCGTGCGCTTCGCCCCCAGCCAGCCCGCGGAGGGGACCCCCGGCCACGTCCACTTCCAGGAGCAGCTGCGGGACTCGGCGGTGATGGTGACGCAGGAGAAGGACGGGCACTTCCTCGTCaag GTGGGCTTCCTGAAGATCCTGCACAAGTACGAGATcgccttcctcctgcccccctcGCAGCGGCTGGGGAGGGACGTCTGCGCCCTGcccctccccaaccccaaccTCAGGGTCCTCAGCGTCACCTCAGGGCCTGAAG gTTACAGCATCAAGTGCGAGTACACGGCGCACAGGGAGGGGGTCCTGAAGGAGGAGATGCTCCTCGCCAGCGAGACCGGGGACGGCGCCGGCCTCAAGGTGGTGGTGCAGGCTCGCGTGATGG ACCGGCACCACGGCACCCCCATGCTCCTGGAGGGGGTGCGCTGCGTGGGAGCGGAGCTGGAGTACGACTCGGAGCAGAGCGACTGGCACGGCTTCGActag